Below is a genomic region from Malassezia restricta chromosome VIII, complete sequence.
GTGACTCTGCTTTGTCCTGACTAGCCTCATTCACTAGCGGTCCAATGTTGATGTTTTCGTCCAGACCGTAGCCCACGCGAAGCTTCTTGACTCTCTCGACAAACTTGGAGACAAACTCGTCGTGCACTTGTTCGTGCACGTAGATTCGGTTGGCCGAAATGCACGTTTGTCCACCACAGCGGAACTTACAAGCCACAGCATTGCTGACGGCCGCGTCCACATCCGCATCATCAAATACAATAAACGGTGCATTGCCGCCCAGTTCCATCGAAAATTTCTTGAGCGTATTGACCGACTGACCCATGAGAATCTTACCTACTCTGGTGGATCCAGTGAAGGAAAGCTTGTCGACCAATGTACTCTCGCAAAGTGCCTTGCCCATCTCCGACTCGTTTTTACCACGAGATGAGACCAACACGTTGATCACACCTTTTGGAATACCTGCTTCCTCCGCCAAATATGCCAAAGCCAATGCACTTAATGGAGCCTCGTGAGGTGCTTTGACCACTGTAGTGCAGCCAGCAGCAAGGGCAGGTGCTACTTTACGGGTAATCATGGCCAAGGGAAAGTTCCAAGGTGCAATCAGAGCAGCTACACCTACAGGCTGCCGAATCACTGTTGTGCGATTGCTAGGATTGGGAGATGGTGTTGTGTATCCCTGAATTCGAAGAGCTTCCTCCGCAAACCACTGCACGTATGAGTTGGCGTAGTTCACTTCGCCACGGGCATCCGAAATGGCTTTACCATTCTCAGCCACTATCAGTCGAGCAAAGTCTTCTGCATTCTCTTGAATCTTGGCAAAAAGAGCAAGAAGGTAATTATGACGCTCATGTGGCGTAGTCTTGGACCATGTCTGGAACGCCTCTTCAGCCGCTTTGATAGCCATCTCTGTGTCTTGACGTCCCTGGTCTACTACCTCGGCTAATACTTCATTGGTGGCCTTATTGTAGACAGGTTGTGTCTGACCATTCAATGCATTGACCCATTTGCCATCGATGTACGATTTTTCATGGACAAGCACTGGATTCGCCAGCTGACATGGTGAGTGAACCGTAACGTACGCCCAATGAACTCTTTCCACTTCTTATAATGCCCTTCGGCATGTTGGGAAAGTTCTTCCATACATTCGTACTCGTCGAAAATGCACGACAAGGAGGTGCGATGCGCCTTACAATACAGGTGATCATCTTGAGTAATGATCGAAACGCTTGCTGAGTGCCCGGACGGAGACTAGGCTGAGAACGCACGGGCCCTGACGTGAATTTACATAATCATCTACATCATCTGATAAGTATGTCCTGCTTACAAGTAGGACACAGGCGTCGCGTTCCTGTGAGCCAATCGTCTATTTCGTCTTGATGAAAGATATGACCACAGGGAAGGACACGAACACGATCCCCATCTTCAAAATTCGACAAGCAGATAGGACAATCATCTTGTACATACCAACGAGGATTGGATGCGTTAGTGATACTTATCACACCCCCACTTTGTCGGTGAGAGGCAGTATCATAAATCGTCCCTTCAGCGTCCGGAATGAATAATTCTTGCTCTGCAGAGCCCCTTGAAAACATACGTTTCATATAGAGTACCACCATATCCATCTGGTGCATGCTCCACAGTGCATAGCTCCTCGGTTGCTGGTCAGGTATTTCGCTCGGTAGCAGCCGGTCCCATGTTCCGTTCGAGTGCCATCTATAGCATGGAAGAGATTTGATCATGTATACAGAAGCACGCTCGCGAAATCTCTTCACGGCCTCTCGCG
It encodes:
- a CDS encoding succinate-semialdehyde dehydrogenase/glutarate-semialdehyde dehydrogenase; translated protein: MITCIVRRIAPPCRAFSTSTNVWKNFPNMPKGIIRSGKSSLGLANPVLVHEKSYIDGKWVNALNGQTQPVYNKATNEVLAEVVDQGRQDTEMAIKAAEEAFQTWSKTTPHERHNYLLALFAKIQENAEDFARLIVAENGKAISDARGEVNYANSYVQWFAEEALRIQGYTTPSPNPSNRTTVIRQPVGVAALIAPWNFPLAMITRKVAPALAAGCTTVVKAPHEAPLSALALAYLAEEAGIPKGVINVLVSSRGKNESEMGKALCESTLVDKLSFTGSTRVGKILMGQSVNTLKKFSMELGGNAPFIVFDDADVDAAVSNAVACKFRCGGQTCISANRIYVHEQVHDEFVSKFVERVKKLRVGYGLDENINIGPLVNEASQDKAESHVRAMQKVGSEVVLGGDKGEGLFFEPTVVLVKPGERVPTDDEETFGPVAAIYKFQSEEQVLRLANDVRVGLAGYFFSENVHRCYRVAEALHVGMVGINTGMISSSTMPFGGVMESGFGREGGPTGIHEYLYEKALSFGGI